A genomic region of Amphiura filiformis chromosome 6, Afil_fr2py, whole genome shotgun sequence contains the following coding sequences:
- the LOC140154774 gene encoding uncharacterized protein: protein MAIIRERLEEDTTLNNRTNLTVSDIMDLLEFILTTTYFTFRGVIYRQRFVAAMGSPVSAIIANLFMEWLEKKAVATAPLECKPRLWRRYVDDVLEIIKKGTTEQLTEHLNTVDTTGNIKFTFEEECEGKIPFLDTLIVRKEGGTVKLLVYRKKTHTDQYLNFDSQHPLHQKIGVIRTLLDRMHAIVTEDKDKEEEESRIRKAVTNCGYPKWAFDKAKQQVEGKAEVKQNKEQKNTTQETETKGMVVIPYVEGLSEKLQRIFRKHKISVAMKPHNTLNRLLVHPKDKVDSIKTSGVVYEIGCKGCDKSYIGETGRPFGVRLKEHQKDAEKVANRKYTRKKQNNPR from the coding sequence ATGGCGATCATAAGAGAAAGACTAGAAGAGGACACAACGCTAAATAATAGGACAAATCTTACTGTTAGTGACATCATGGACTTACTAGAGTTCATCTTAACAACTACATACTTCACATTCAGAGGGGTGATCTACCGACAAAGATTCGTCGCAGCAATGGGTAGTCCGGTTAGCGCAATAATCGCTAACCTTTTCATGGAGTGGTTGGAGAAGAAGGCCGTCGCTACCGCACCGCTAGAATGTAAACCCCGGCTATGGCGTCGTTACGTCGATGATGTTCTGGAGATTATTAAGAAAGGCACTACAGAACAACTGACGGAGCACTTGAACACTGTTGACACCACAGGTAACATAAAGTTTACCTTCGAGGAAGAGTGCGAGGGCAAGATCCCCTTCTTAGATACGCTGATTGTGAGAAAGGAAGGTGGAACAGTAAAGCTCTTGGTCTACAGAAAGAAAACTCATACGGATCAATACTTAAATTTTGATTCACAGCACCCACTTCATCAAAAGATCGGCGTCATAAGGACATTGCTCGACAGAATGCATGCCATCGTGACAGAAGACAAGGATAAGGAGGAAGAAGAGAGTAGAATCAGAAAGGCAGTCACCAATTGCGGGTATCCAAAGTGGGCGTTTGATAAGGCGAAACAACAGGTTGAAGGTAAAGCGGAAGTGAAGCAGAACAAAGAGCAAAAGAACACCACTCAGGAGACAGAAACTAAGGGCATGGTGGTAATTCCATACGTGGAAGGGTTGTCGGAAAAACTACAGAGAATTtttcgcaaacacaaaatatccGTCGCAATGAAACCGCATAATACTCTCAACAGACTATTagtccacccaaaggacaaggTCGACTCCATCAAGACCAGCGGGGTCGTCTACGAGATTGGTTGCAAAGGGTGCGACAAGTCATACATTGGCGAGACGGGCCGTCCTTTCGGAGTAAGGCTAAAGGAACATCAGAAAGATGCGGAAAAAGTTGCAAACAGGAAATACACCAGAAAAAAACAGAACAATCCGCGATAA